The following proteins come from a genomic window of Astatotilapia calliptera chromosome 11, fAstCal1.2, whole genome shotgun sequence:
- the otud7b gene encoding OTU domain-containing protein 7B isoform X1, with protein MTVDMDAVLSDFVRSTGAEPGLARDLLEGKNWDFTAALSDFEQLRQVHAGNLSYSFTEERTYLAPEKEMARVGRPILHRQDEVVQATEKRLSRGISHASSTIVSLARSHVSSTGGSSNEPLLDTPLCTFQLPDLTVYRDDFRNFIERDLIEQSMMVALEQAGRLNWWTKVVSNCQSLLPLATSGDGNCLLHAASLGMWGFHDRDLMLRKSLYALMDHGLEREALKRRWRWQQTQQNKESGLVYTEEEWQKEWNELLKLASSEPRIHYSTNGTNGVESSDEPVYESLEEFHVFVLAHVLRRPIVVVADTMLRDSGGEAFAPIPFGGIYLPLEVPSAKCHRSPLVLAYDQAHFSALVSMEQKDSSKEQAVVIPLTDSEHKMLPLHFAVDPGKDWEWGKDDTDNVMLASVALSLEAKLQMLHSYMTVTWLPLPCEQAPLAQPESPTASAGEDARSPPDSGESDKESVSSSSNGNGDTTTGSTVNGGGSLAKNSSSSSSSSSSSGSAGKDKTKKEKDKDKDKKRADSVANKLGSFGKSLGSKFKKNVGGLMPGKNVGAGGAKQEGGEKKKGSFRGRKGSKDSSPSAHASEDSGKGSPSSGSERLNGAGSSMSSSGGSSTESEPYKYSADVKVSLGILRAAMQGERKFIFASLLTTSNRQPFQEEMIQRYLADAEERFRAEQEQQRREAERKSIANSLQPPKKEVVGCSELSYRPYEPKEELSENSSPSFNTLKLSPLSPSMYSAVVPIPRPSFIDQPLPAAPLTQHLHMHSYVDNRRQLAGGSSAISYPGLPSYATLPRHGPTAQPPSHPQYNNSQGPSSLSPSRLAPSYPPEFDPPDYPGAELTTGNYTNGFRDMSSNLDCRNGQPPVRHYSLGSASGLAGLQSSRCRTPNCNYYGHPETGNYCSYCYREELKKRETEPAIHRF; from the exons ATGACCGTGGATATGGACGCAGTCCTGTCCGACTTTGTCCGTTCCACTGGAGCTGAACCGGGATTGGCCAGAGACCTGCTAGAGG GCAAGAACTGGGATTTCACTGCTGCCCTCAGTGACTTTGAGCAGCTGCGACAGGTGCATGCTGGGAACCTGTCGTATTCGTTCACAGAAGAGCGAACGTATCTGGCCCCTGAAAAGGAGATGGCTCGGGTAGGACGGCCTATACTCCATCGCCAAGATGAGGTGGTGCAAG ctACAGAGAAGCGTTTGTCGAGGGGTATTTCTCATGCTAGCTCTACCATCGTTTCTCTGGCCCGCTCTCACGTCTCGAGCACCGGCGGTAGCAGCAATGAGCCTCTTCTGGACACGCCCCTGTGCACTTTCCAACTGCCAGACCTCACTGTGTACCGGGACGACTTCAGGAACTTCATTGAGAGGGACCTTATTGAGCAGTCCATGATGGTGGCCTTGGAGCAAGCTG GGCGGCTGAACTGGTGGACAAAAGTGGTTTCAAACTGCCAGAGTCTGCTACCTCTGGCAACAAGCGGAGATGGAAATTGCCTGCTGCATGCAGCCTCGCTCG GTATGTGGGGCTTTCACGACCGAGACTTGATGCTGCGGAAGTCCCTGTACGCGCTGATGGATCACGGGTTGGAGAGAGAGGCACTGAAGCGCAGGTGGAGGTGGCAGCAGACCCAGCAGAACAAAGAG TCTGGGCTGGTGTACACGGAGGAGGAGTGGCAGAAAGAGTGGAATGAACTGTTGAAGCTCGCCTCCAGCGAACCGAGAATACACTACAGCACCAACGGCACCAACGG AGTGGAGTCTTCAGACGAGCCGGTTTATGAGAGTTTGGAGGAGTTTCACGTCTTTGTCTTGGCTCATGTCCTTAGAAGGCCCATCGTGGTGGTCGCTGACACCATGCTGAGGGACTCGGGAGGAGAGG CTTTTGCTCCCATCCCATTCGGAGGCATCTACCTACCGCTGGAAGTGCCATCTGCCAAGTGCCATCGCTCTCCGCTGGTCCTGGCATACGATCAGGCGCACTTCTCTGCTCTGGTCTCCATGGAACAGAAGGACAGCTCGAAAGAGCAAG CAGTTGTGATCCCTCTCACTGACTCAGAGCACAAAATGCTGCCACTGCACTTTGCTGTGGATCCAGGGAAGGACTGGGAGTGGGGGAAAGATGACACAGACAACGTGATGCTAGCAAG TGTGGCTCTTTCTTTGGAGGCCAAGCTCCAGATGTTGCACAGCTACATGACGGTCACCTGGCTGCCCCTGCCATGCGAG CAAGCCCCGCTGGCCCAGCCGGAGTCTCCTACGGCATCAGCTGGAGAAGATGCCCGGTCGCCTCCTGACTCCGGAGAATCGGACAAGGAGTctgtcagcagcagctccaATGGCAACGGAGACACAACCACAGGATCAACAGTCAATGGAGGGGGATCTTTGGCCAAGAacagctcctcctcttcatctagTTCATCCAGCAGTGGATCAGCAGGGAAGGACAAAACCAAGAAGGAGAAGGACAAGGATAAAGACAAGAAGAGGGCAGACTCTGTGGCCAATAAGCTTGGCAGTTTTGGAAAGAGCCTGGGCAGCAAGTTTAAGAAAAACGTGGGTGGGCTGATGCCAGGAAAAAATGTTGGAGCTGGAGGTGCCAAGCAAGAAGGTggggagaagaagaaaggctCATTTAGAGGGAGGAAGGGCAGCAAGGATAGCTCGCCTTCTGCCCACGCCTCTGAGGATTCTGGGAAAGGCTCTCCCTCCTCGGGCAGCGAGCGTCTCAATGGAGCCGGGAGCAGCATGAGCAGCAGTGGTGGGAGCAGCACTGAGAGCGAGCCCTACAAGTACAGCGCCGATGTGAAGGTCAGCCTCGGCATCCTGCGGGCCGCCATGCAGGGGGAGAGGAAGTTCATCTTTGCCAGCCTCCTCACCACCAGCAACAGGCAGCCCTTCCAGGAGGAGATGATCCAGCGTTACCTCGCCGATGCAGAGGAGCGCTTCCGGGCTGAGCAGGAACAACAGCGCCGCGAGGCAGAGAGGAAAAGCATCGCTAACAGCCTCCAACCCCCCAAGAAGGAGGTGGTTGGTTGTTCAGAGCTAAGTTACCGGCCTTACGAGCCCAAAGAGGAGCTATCGGAGAACTCGTCGCCTTCCTTCAACACGCTTAAGCTGTCTCCTTTGAGTCCCTCTATGTACTCGGCTGTTGTGCCCATCCCCAGGCCCTCCTTCATTGACCAGCCTCTTCCTGCAGCCCCCCTGACCCAGCATCTTCACATGCATAGCTACGTTGATAATCGACGCCAGCTAGCTGGTGGCTCCTCGGCAATCTCTTACCCTGGCCTCCCCTCGTATGCAACCCTCCCCCGGCACGGCCCCACTGCACAGCCTCCCTCCCATCCCCAGTACAATAACTCGCAAGGCCCCTCCTCCCTCAGTCCTTCCCGCCTCGCACCCTCATATCCCCCCGAATTCGACCCACCGGACTACCCCGGGGCTGAACTCACCACTGGGAACTACACCAACGGCTTCCGGGACATGAGCTCCAATCTAGACTGTCGGAACGGGCAGCCCCCTGTCAGACACTACTCGTTGGGCAGTGCTAGCGGATTGGCCGGCCTGCAGTCCAGCCGCTGTCGGACACCCAACTGCAACTACTACGGACACCCCGAGACGGGCAACTACTGCTCCTACTGTTACCGGGAAGAGCTGAAGAAGAGGGAGACAGAACCGGCCATCCACAGGTTCTGA
- the otud7b gene encoding OTU domain-containing protein 7B isoform X2, producing MTVDMDAVLSDFVRSTGAEPGLARDLLEGKNWDFTAALSDFEQLRQVHAGNLSYSFTEERTYLAPEKEMARVGRPILHRQDEVVQATEKRLSRGISHASSTIVSLARSHVSSTGGSSNEPLLDTPLCTFQLPDLTVYRDDFRNFIERDLIEQSMMVALEQAGRLNWWTKVVSNCQSLLPLATSGDGNCLLHAASLGMWGFHDRDLMLRKSLYALMDHGLEREALKRRWRWQQTQQNKESGLVYTEEEWQKEWNELLKLASSEPRIHYSTNGTNGVESSDEPVYESLEEFHVFVLAHVLRRPIVVVADTMLRDSGGEAFAPIPFGGIYLPLEVPSAKCHRSPLVLAYDQAHFSALVSMEQKDSSKEQVVIPLTDSEHKMLPLHFAVDPGKDWEWGKDDTDNVMLASVALSLEAKLQMLHSYMTVTWLPLPCEQAPLAQPESPTASAGEDARSPPDSGESDKESVSSSSNGNGDTTTGSTVNGGGSLAKNSSSSSSSSSSSGSAGKDKTKKEKDKDKDKKRADSVANKLGSFGKSLGSKFKKNVGGLMPGKNVGAGGAKQEGGEKKKGSFRGRKGSKDSSPSAHASEDSGKGSPSSGSERLNGAGSSMSSSGGSSTESEPYKYSADVKVSLGILRAAMQGERKFIFASLLTTSNRQPFQEEMIQRYLADAEERFRAEQEQQRREAERKSIANSLQPPKKEVVGCSELSYRPYEPKEELSENSSPSFNTLKLSPLSPSMYSAVVPIPRPSFIDQPLPAAPLTQHLHMHSYVDNRRQLAGGSSAISYPGLPSYATLPRHGPTAQPPSHPQYNNSQGPSSLSPSRLAPSYPPEFDPPDYPGAELTTGNYTNGFRDMSSNLDCRNGQPPVRHYSLGSASGLAGLQSSRCRTPNCNYYGHPETGNYCSYCYREELKKRETEPAIHRF from the exons ATGACCGTGGATATGGACGCAGTCCTGTCCGACTTTGTCCGTTCCACTGGAGCTGAACCGGGATTGGCCAGAGACCTGCTAGAGG GCAAGAACTGGGATTTCACTGCTGCCCTCAGTGACTTTGAGCAGCTGCGACAGGTGCATGCTGGGAACCTGTCGTATTCGTTCACAGAAGAGCGAACGTATCTGGCCCCTGAAAAGGAGATGGCTCGGGTAGGACGGCCTATACTCCATCGCCAAGATGAGGTGGTGCAAG ctACAGAGAAGCGTTTGTCGAGGGGTATTTCTCATGCTAGCTCTACCATCGTTTCTCTGGCCCGCTCTCACGTCTCGAGCACCGGCGGTAGCAGCAATGAGCCTCTTCTGGACACGCCCCTGTGCACTTTCCAACTGCCAGACCTCACTGTGTACCGGGACGACTTCAGGAACTTCATTGAGAGGGACCTTATTGAGCAGTCCATGATGGTGGCCTTGGAGCAAGCTG GGCGGCTGAACTGGTGGACAAAAGTGGTTTCAAACTGCCAGAGTCTGCTACCTCTGGCAACAAGCGGAGATGGAAATTGCCTGCTGCATGCAGCCTCGCTCG GTATGTGGGGCTTTCACGACCGAGACTTGATGCTGCGGAAGTCCCTGTACGCGCTGATGGATCACGGGTTGGAGAGAGAGGCACTGAAGCGCAGGTGGAGGTGGCAGCAGACCCAGCAGAACAAAGAG TCTGGGCTGGTGTACACGGAGGAGGAGTGGCAGAAAGAGTGGAATGAACTGTTGAAGCTCGCCTCCAGCGAACCGAGAATACACTACAGCACCAACGGCACCAACGG AGTGGAGTCTTCAGACGAGCCGGTTTATGAGAGTTTGGAGGAGTTTCACGTCTTTGTCTTGGCTCATGTCCTTAGAAGGCCCATCGTGGTGGTCGCTGACACCATGCTGAGGGACTCGGGAGGAGAGG CTTTTGCTCCCATCCCATTCGGAGGCATCTACCTACCGCTGGAAGTGCCATCTGCCAAGTGCCATCGCTCTCCGCTGGTCCTGGCATACGATCAGGCGCACTTCTCTGCTCTGGTCTCCATGGAACAGAAGGACAGCTCGAAAGAGCAAG TTGTGATCCCTCTCACTGACTCAGAGCACAAAATGCTGCCACTGCACTTTGCTGTGGATCCAGGGAAGGACTGGGAGTGGGGGAAAGATGACACAGACAACGTGATGCTAGCAAG TGTGGCTCTTTCTTTGGAGGCCAAGCTCCAGATGTTGCACAGCTACATGACGGTCACCTGGCTGCCCCTGCCATGCGAG CAAGCCCCGCTGGCCCAGCCGGAGTCTCCTACGGCATCAGCTGGAGAAGATGCCCGGTCGCCTCCTGACTCCGGAGAATCGGACAAGGAGTctgtcagcagcagctccaATGGCAACGGAGACACAACCACAGGATCAACAGTCAATGGAGGGGGATCTTTGGCCAAGAacagctcctcctcttcatctagTTCATCCAGCAGTGGATCAGCAGGGAAGGACAAAACCAAGAAGGAGAAGGACAAGGATAAAGACAAGAAGAGGGCAGACTCTGTGGCCAATAAGCTTGGCAGTTTTGGAAAGAGCCTGGGCAGCAAGTTTAAGAAAAACGTGGGTGGGCTGATGCCAGGAAAAAATGTTGGAGCTGGAGGTGCCAAGCAAGAAGGTggggagaagaagaaaggctCATTTAGAGGGAGGAAGGGCAGCAAGGATAGCTCGCCTTCTGCCCACGCCTCTGAGGATTCTGGGAAAGGCTCTCCCTCCTCGGGCAGCGAGCGTCTCAATGGAGCCGGGAGCAGCATGAGCAGCAGTGGTGGGAGCAGCACTGAGAGCGAGCCCTACAAGTACAGCGCCGATGTGAAGGTCAGCCTCGGCATCCTGCGGGCCGCCATGCAGGGGGAGAGGAAGTTCATCTTTGCCAGCCTCCTCACCACCAGCAACAGGCAGCCCTTCCAGGAGGAGATGATCCAGCGTTACCTCGCCGATGCAGAGGAGCGCTTCCGGGCTGAGCAGGAACAACAGCGCCGCGAGGCAGAGAGGAAAAGCATCGCTAACAGCCTCCAACCCCCCAAGAAGGAGGTGGTTGGTTGTTCAGAGCTAAGTTACCGGCCTTACGAGCCCAAAGAGGAGCTATCGGAGAACTCGTCGCCTTCCTTCAACACGCTTAAGCTGTCTCCTTTGAGTCCCTCTATGTACTCGGCTGTTGTGCCCATCCCCAGGCCCTCCTTCATTGACCAGCCTCTTCCTGCAGCCCCCCTGACCCAGCATCTTCACATGCATAGCTACGTTGATAATCGACGCCAGCTAGCTGGTGGCTCCTCGGCAATCTCTTACCCTGGCCTCCCCTCGTATGCAACCCTCCCCCGGCACGGCCCCACTGCACAGCCTCCCTCCCATCCCCAGTACAATAACTCGCAAGGCCCCTCCTCCCTCAGTCCTTCCCGCCTCGCACCCTCATATCCCCCCGAATTCGACCCACCGGACTACCCCGGGGCTGAACTCACCACTGGGAACTACACCAACGGCTTCCGGGACATGAGCTCCAATCTAGACTGTCGGAACGGGCAGCCCCCTGTCAGACACTACTCGTTGGGCAGTGCTAGCGGATTGGCCGGCCTGCAGTCCAGCCGCTGTCGGACACCCAACTGCAACTACTACGGACACCCCGAGACGGGCAACTACTGCTCCTACTGTTACCGGGAAGAGCTGAAGAAGAGGGAGACAGAACCGGCCATCCACAGGTTCTGA